One Sulfurimonas sp. HSL-3221 genomic window, CGTGGGAGCTCTCGAAGGCCGGGATGATCCCCTCCTTGCGGCTGAGCCAGACGAAGGCTTCCAGGGCTTCATCGTCGGTGATGGTGTCGTAGGCGACCGTACCGTTCTCCTTATGGAAAGCGTGTTCCGGCCCGATCCCGGGATAGTCCAGACCGGCGGAGATGGAGTGCGCTTCGAGGATCTGGCCGTCGGCATCCTGGAGCAGATAGCTCATCTGGCCGTGCAGGACCCCGGGGCGCCCTTTGAGCAGGGAGGCGCCGTGCTTGTCCGTCTCGGTCCCCAGACCGCCGGCCTCGATGCCGATGCACTGCACCTCTTTGTCTTCGAGGAAGTGCTGGAACATGCCGATGGCGTTGGAGCCGCCGCCGATGCAGGCGACGACCGTGTCGGGGAGGCGGCCCTCTTTTTCCAGGATCTGCGCGCGGGCTTCCCAGCCGATGATCGCCTGGAAGTCACGGACCATCATCGGGTAGGGGTGGGGTCCGGCGACGGTGCCGATGATGTAGAAGGTGTCGCGGGCATGGGTGACCCAGTGGCGGATGGCGTCGTTCATGGCGTCTTTGAGGGTACGCGACCCGCTTTCGACGGCATGGACCTTGGCGCCCAGCAGTTTCATGCGGAAGACGTTGAGCTCCTGGCGGGCGACATCCTTGGCTCCCATGAAGATCTCGCACTCGAGCCCCAGCAGGGCGGCGATCGTCGCCGTGGCGACCCCGTGCTGCCCCGCGCCGGTTTCGGCGATAACCTTCTGCTTGCCGAGTTTCTTCGCCAGCAGCCCCTGGGCAATGACGTTATTGACCTTGTGCGCACCGGTGTGGTTCAGGTCCTCGCGCTTGATGTAGACCTTCGCGCCGAGCTCTTCGGAGACATTGGCCGCATAATAGAGCGGGGAGGGACGGCCGACATAGTCTTTGAGGTAGCCGTCCACCTCGCTCCAGAAGGCTTCATCAAAACGGTACTGTTCATACGCTTTTTCAAGCTCCAGCAGGGCCGGCATCAGGGTTTCGGGAACATAGCGGCCGCCGAAGATGCCGAAATGGCCGTTGGTATCGGGATCGAACGTGGAGGGTTCGGGGATGTACATCAATCCACTCCTATAACGGTATAAACGGGGGTGAGCTCGGTCAGGCTGTCGATGCCCGGCAGGAACTCAAGCCCGAGGATAAAACAGGCTTCGACGCAGTGTGCGCCGACTTTTTCAATCAGGGAGGCTGCGGCCTTCGCCGTTCCGCCCGTGGCGATCAGGTCGTCGATGAGGAGGACCTTGGCACCTTTGTCGGTGCCGAATGCGTCCATATGCACTTCGACCTCGTCAAAACCGTATTCGAGGGAGTACTTCTCCGACACGGTCGTGGAAGGGAGTTTTCCTTTCTTGCG contains:
- the trpB gene encoding tryptophan synthase subunit beta; this encodes MYIPEPSTFDPDTNGHFGIFGGRYVPETLMPALLELEKAYEQYRFDEAFWSEVDGYLKDYVGRPSPLYYAANVSEELGAKVYIKREDLNHTGAHKVNNVIAQGLLAKKLGKQKVIAETGAGQHGVATATIAALLGLECEIFMGAKDVARQELNVFRMKLLGAKVHAVESGSRTLKDAMNDAIRHWVTHARDTFYIIGTVAGPHPYPMMVRDFQAIIGWEARAQILEKEGRLPDTVVACIGGGSNAIGMFQHFLEDKEVQCIGIEAGGLGTETDKHGASLLKGRPGVLHGQMSYLLQDADGQILEAHSISAGLDYPGIGPEHAFHKENGTVAYDTITDDEALEAFVWLSRKEGIIPAFESSHAVAYLKKMPDIAGKLVIVNLSGRGDKDMIQAKDMLHFD
- a CDS encoding adenine phosphoribosyltransferase; this translates as MSLTVDQKALIESAIRDIPDFPKPGIIFKDITTLLNNAEAFSTLMTHLKTRYESYNLDFVAGIDARGFIFGAALAQMLGVGFVPIRKKGKLPSTTVSEKYSLEYGFDEVEVHMDAFGTDKGAKVLLIDDLIATGGTAKAAASLIEKVGAHCVEACFILGLEFLPGIDSLTELTPVYTVIGVD